One Endozoicomonas gorgoniicola DNA window includes the following coding sequences:
- a CDS encoding Mu-like prophage major head subunit gpT family protein — MAIITGSLLTNLFVTFNAAFKKGFGNAKPMWDKIAMRVASGSRSNTYGWLGNWPGFREWVGDRVVKDMKTHEYSITNKHWESTVSVNRDDIKDDEIGVYSPMFEEMGRASNVFPDELIFNLLAGGFSTLCYDGQNFFDTDHPVYPEVDGTGTAVTVSNTQAGTEPAWYLLDTSRSLKPLIFQEREKPVFTRRDKDTDEPSFTRNMAEYGVDCRSNVGFGLWQLAFGSKAALTAANFNAAYASMQSVKADGGRPMGVNPTVLVVPPSLRDKAFEIVKAERNAAGATNINRNAVEVLVTPYL, encoded by the coding sequence ATGGCCATTATTACCGGGTCGCTGCTGACAAACCTTTTTGTCACCTTCAATGCAGCGTTTAAAAAGGGCTTTGGCAATGCCAAACCGATGTGGGACAAGATCGCCATGCGCGTGGCATCAGGCTCCCGATCCAATACCTACGGCTGGCTGGGTAACTGGCCCGGCTTCCGGGAGTGGGTGGGTGATCGTGTGGTCAAGGATATGAAGACCCACGAATATTCAATCACCAACAAGCACTGGGAAAGCACGGTCAGTGTCAACCGTGATGACATCAAGGATGACGAGATTGGTGTTTACAGCCCGATGTTTGAAGAGATGGGGCGAGCGTCCAACGTTTTTCCGGATGAACTGATTTTCAACCTTCTGGCTGGCGGCTTCAGTACCCTGTGCTACGACGGTCAGAACTTCTTCGACACCGATCACCCGGTGTATCCGGAAGTGGACGGCACCGGTACAGCTGTGACCGTCAGCAACACGCAGGCGGGTACAGAGCCAGCCTGGTACTTGCTGGACACCAGTCGTTCACTCAAGCCGCTGATCTTCCAGGAACGCGAAAAGCCGGTCTTCACCCGTCGTGACAAGGATACAGACGAGCCCAGCTTTACCCGGAATATGGCCGAGTATGGCGTGGACTGCCGCTCAAACGTCGGCTTTGGCCTCTGGCAGCTGGCCTTTGGTTCCAAGGCTGCCCTGACCGCCGCTAACTTCAACGCCGCCTACGCCAGTATGCAGAGCGTGAAAGCGGACGGTGGTCGTCCAATGGGCGTGAACCCGACCGTGCTGGTCGTGCCTCCCTCCCTGCGTGACAAGGCGTTCGAGATCGTCAAGGCAGAGCGTAACGCAGCCGGTGCCACCAACATCAACCGCAATGCTGTGGAAGTGCTGGTCACGCCGTACCTCTAA
- a CDS encoding gp436 family protein, with protein sequence MAAYITQQDLIERIGKDELIILSDREGTGEINTAVVDRAIADATDEINMHLSSRYLMPLPKVPETIKRLAVSLTVYWLSETEVTMSDLVKGRYQNAVKTLKALADGSMRLGLPEASTPGENTAGDVQLVSGKRLHTRKTLGGLL encoded by the coding sequence ATGGCAGCCTACATCACCCAGCAGGACCTGATCGAGCGCATCGGCAAAGACGAGCTGATTATCCTGTCAGACCGGGAAGGCACTGGCGAGATCAATACTGCCGTGGTGGACCGGGCCATTGCCGACGCCACGGACGAGATCAACATGCACCTGTCCAGCCGTTACCTGATGCCGTTGCCAAAAGTGCCGGAAACCATTAAACGACTGGCGGTCAGCCTGACCGTGTACTGGCTCAGCGAGACCGAGGTTACTATGTCCGACCTGGTGAAAGGGCGCTACCAGAATGCGGTTAAAACCCTTAAGGCGCTGGCTGACGGTTCCATGCGTCTTGGCTTGCCCGAAGCCAGTACGCCTGGTGAGAACACTGCGGGCGATGTGCAGCTGGTCAGTGGTAAACGGCTCCATACCCGCAAGACCCTGGGCGGCCTCCTGTAA
- a CDS encoding phage virion morphogenesis protein, with amino-acid sequence MAGVTLTQDTKGLEVLAERLNQLASADYDDLLEQIGGTVESQTRRRLSEEKEAPDGSPWEPLSDDWAARKSGRSSGGMLEYQGHLLDSIAYQVNGDEVQIGTGLIYGAIHQLGGEPVGKPIPARPYLGLSSDNENELNEVIEAWLNQLL; translated from the coding sequence ATGGCGGGCGTTACCCTTACCCAGGACACCAAAGGGTTGGAGGTGCTGGCCGAACGCCTGAACCAGCTGGCCTCAGCCGATTATGACGACCTGCTGGAGCAGATCGGCGGCACGGTGGAAAGCCAGACCCGGCGGCGTCTGTCCGAAGAGAAGGAAGCGCCGGACGGCTCTCCCTGGGAGCCGTTGAGCGATGACTGGGCAGCCCGCAAGTCAGGTCGTTCCTCCGGCGGCATGCTGGAGTATCAGGGGCATCTGCTGGACTCCATCGCTTACCAGGTGAATGGCGATGAGGTGCAGATCGGCACCGGGCTGATTTATGGCGCAATCCACCAGTTAGGCGGGGAGCCTGTCGGCAAGCCGATCCCTGCACGGCCTTATCTGGGTCTGTCGTCTGATAATGAAAACGAACTGAACGAGGTCATCGAGGCATGGCTGAACCAGCTCCTGTAA